Proteins from one Gloeocapsa sp. DLM2.Bin57 genomic window:
- a CDS encoding cation:proton antiporter, whose product MRINPLNLVLRLAIWFLLTSDLSLVNIVIGVTIALILPQGRVQKETLKEWIDILVKIVAAIPIAYKEAIEIIFRPHNREEILRERVKPARTPGLIFLDIFLITFTPKTIVVRYDQNGWYQVHWVKR is encoded by the coding sequence ATGAGAATTAATCCTCTCAATTTGGTTTTACGCTTAGCTATTTGGTTTTTGTTAACCTCGGATTTGAGTTTAGTTAATATCGTCATTGGTGTGACTATTGCTCTGATTTTACCCCAAGGACGTGTCCAAAAAGAAACCTTAAAAGAATGGATAGATATTCTGGTTAAAATTGTCGCAGCGATTCCCATTGCTTATAAAGAAGCTATAGAAATTATCTTTCGTCCCCATAATCGTGAAGAAATACTTAGAGAAAGAGTGAAACCAGCACGAACACCAGGGTTAATTTTTCTAGATATCTTTCTAATTACTTTCACACCAAAAACGATAGTAGTTAGATATGATCAAAACGGTTGGTATCAAGTACATTGGGTTAAAAGGTAA
- a CDS encoding sodium:proton antiporter codes for MSNLLSNFLIIIGLFLWFWGTSHLLSDRSVLFKLHSLSVSDTLGSMLIVIGLLIKIPREWPLLILGIISLAIWNTVLGYVLAYCSSSNIEDSNE; via the coding sequence ATGAGCAATCTGTTGAGTAATTTCTTAATAATTATCGGTTTATTTTTGTGGTTTTGGGGGACATCTCATTTACTGAGCGATCGCTCAGTGTTATTTAAACTCCATAGTCTCTCAGTTTCTGATACCCTAGGCTCAATGTTAATCGTGATAGGATTATTAATCAAGATACCCCGAGAATGGCCCTTATTGATTTTAGGGATAATTTCTTTAGCGATTTGGAATACAGTACTGGGTTACGTATTAGCTTATTGTTCTAGTAGTAATATTGAGGATAGCAATGAATGA
- a CDS encoding DUF4040 domain-containing protein, with protein sequence MNEPYIYFIVALLPLSAILVVIQVNPYHALVIRGVLGAIAAMVYAVLGGADVALTEALVGTMLSITLYVVAVRSSLIMRLGVLEGSKNNKNVDFQRILASLRQILVKRHMRLELVPYEDDVALEKALLAKEIHATCLETDQVYLTSIRVQRLYDIIASDRDWNSTNLSLDYCKTTEQKHP encoded by the coding sequence ATGAATGAACCATATATTTATTTTATTGTAGCGTTATTACCCTTGAGCGCAATCTTGGTAGTCATCCAAGTTAACCCCTACCACGCTTTAGTTATCCGTGGGGTATTAGGTGCAATAGCTGCGATGGTTTACGCTGTCTTAGGTGGAGCTGACGTAGCTTTAACCGAAGCTTTAGTAGGTACAATGCTCTCCATAACCCTTTATGTAGTAGCGGTACGTTCTTCACTGATTATGCGTTTAGGCGTACTAGAAGGAAGTAAGAATAATAAAAACGTTGATTTTCAAAGAATATTAGCTAGTTTGCGTCAAATCCTCGTTAAACGTCACATGCGTCTAGAATTAGTCCCCTATGAAGACGACGTAGCCTTAGAAAAAGCTCTCTTAGCCAAAGAAATACACGCTACCTGTTTAGAAACTGACCAGGTTTATCTTACCAGTATAAGAGTTCAACGACTCTATGACATTATCGCAAGCGATCGCGATTGGAATTCCACCAACCTAAGTCTTGATTATTGTAAAACAACGGAGCAAAAACACCCATGA